GCGAGGGCCAGGGGGCCGGGAGGCTGAACGCGGGCTTCCGGCCCGCTGAACCTTTCCTTGCGGGCTCTTGACAGGTGCCTCCCGTGGCCCGCAGGATCGCCTCCGTGAACCTGTCAGACAGCCGGACAGCCGGACAGCCCGTGCGTCGGGTCAGCGCCATGGAAGCGGTGCTGGCGCATCTGCGCGGCGCCATCGAGCGCGGCGACTACGCGATCGGCGACAAGCTCCCCTCCGAGGCGGAGCTGTGCCGAAGCCTGGAGGTCTCCCGGCCCGTGCTGCGCGAGGCGCTGCGGGCGCTGCAGACCATGGGCCTGACCGTCTCCAGGACCGGCAAGGGCACCTTCGTCGTCGCCAGCACCGTGGAGGACCCCACCTTCGGCGACTACTCGGCCAGCGACCTGCTGGAGGTGCGCCGCCACGTCGAGATCCCGGTCGCCGGGTACGCGGCGCGGCGCCGCACCCCGGAGAACCTCGACCACCTGGCCCACCTCCTGGACCGGATGGAACGGGAGACGG
This region of Streptomyces caelestis genomic DNA includes:
- a CDS encoding FadR/GntR family transcriptional regulator, translating into MEAVLAHLRGAIERGDYAIGDKLPSEAELCRSLEVSRPVLREALRALQTMGLTVSRTGKGTFVVASTVEDPTFGDYSASDLLEVRRHVEIPVAGYAARRRTPENLDHLAHLLDRMERETDTTAWVAMDTLFHLAVAEAAQNPVFRRVIEEIRDALARQSAFLNELGGRREQSNREHRAIVEALIDGSENDAVEAMAHHLDRVETTLTDIVRPARTDTPTEGGPEA